The Gammaproteobacteria bacterium genome includes a window with the following:
- a CDS encoding ribbon-helix-helix protein, CopG family yields the protein MATSEKMVRKQFLVPPSTVRRLEQLAAKRGTSASEIVRQAINSFDVNDAEAMESSDLMELVSERLKEAIKSTRRAQRVVSRSLRDLSSGGN from the coding sequence ATGGCAACTTCGGAAAAGATGGTGAGAAAGCAGTTTCTCGTCCCGCCGTCGACCGTCCGCAGGCTCGAGCAACTCGCGGCCAAGCGGGGCACCTCGGCATCCGAAATCGTTCGGCAGGCGATCAACTCGTTCGACGTCAACGATGCGGAGGCGATGGAGTCTTCCGATCTGATGGAGCTCGTGTCCGAACGTCTCAAAGAAGCGATCAAATCGACACGCCGGGCGCAGCGAGTCGTTTCCCGCTCGTTACGGGATCTGAGCTCGGGTGGCAACTGA
- a CDS encoding GNAT family N-acetyltransferase, whose protein sequence is MIETERLLLRRVDPERDFEPWARTMADARVVRFLGAAPMGRALAWRHMASIVGHWAIRGYGFFSVEEKATGQWVGRVGPWYPEGWPAPEIGWTLSPDHWGKGYATEAARAAVAYAFDTLEWPSVVHVILPGNARSIAVAERLGSRFLRSENGLDGVTDREVLIYGQDAP, encoded by the coding sequence ATGATCGAGACGGAGCGCCTGCTCTTGCGCCGGGTGGATCCGGAGCGCGATTTCGAGCCGTGGGCGCGCACCATGGCCGACGCGCGGGTCGTCCGCTTCCTCGGTGCGGCGCCGATGGGCCGCGCGCTCGCCTGGCGCCACATGGCATCGATCGTCGGCCACTGGGCCATCCGCGGTTACGGATTCTTCTCGGTCGAGGAGAAGGCAACGGGCCAATGGGTGGGCCGCGTGGGGCCGTGGTACCCGGAGGGCTGGCCCGCGCCGGAGATCGGCTGGACGCTGTCCCCGGATCACTGGGGCAAGGGCTACGCCACGGAAGCCGCGCGGGCGGCGGTCGCCTACGCGTTCGACACGCTCGAGTGGCCGAGCGTCGTGCACGTCATCCTCCCCGGCAACGCCCGCAGCATCGCGGTGGCGGAGCGGCTCGGCTCGCGCTTCCTGCGCTCGGAGAACGGGCTCGACGGCGTGACGGACCGTGAGGTCCTCATCTACGGCCAGGACGCGCCGTGA
- a CDS encoding autotransporter assembly complex family protein: MRRIILLTGLLLGARLAAAAGVEVRIEGLDDPLEENARAFLSLVQRTEAEEEDEEARPLREPEIRELHRKAPAEIRRALQPFGYYSPQIESRLERTADGWVATYEVEAGEPTRVAKVEIRVDGPAAELPEVRKELESIAIAQGDVLSHPAYGRAKDGLMQTVYSAGYLDARYAQSEIRVYPERREADIRLIIDSGPRYYFGDVRIEQSVLDPGFVSRFNDIERGEPFDTERLIDLQLALSGSDYFSAVDVNVGREQARDFQVPVTVTARPRDSQRYSVGLGYGTDTGPRLTLGTEFRRINRRGHQFNVDAQISAVRNSFTAQYHVPIENVAADRITFFSSLQQVEIGDSDSEVFSVGASREDDWHGLRRRLYLRFDREHFRFGEQPAGDATLLYPGINLSWQRSDDTLFPRRGIGVSLDVHGAPESALAETSFVQATLGVRTVLPLGRRGRLLLRGDTGVTEVEAFDDLPPSQRFFTGGDRTVRGYGYQELSPENELGDDVGGRYLLVGSVEVDYLVFGNFGLAAFFDTGNATNTAPGGSLLSGVGLGLRYRSPVGMIRVDVAHPLDDPDTDFRLHISLGPDL, from the coding sequence GTGCGACGAATCATCCTCCTGACCGGACTGCTGCTCGGCGCGCGTCTAGCGGCGGCCGCCGGCGTGGAGGTGCGCATCGAAGGCCTGGACGATCCGCTCGAGGAGAACGCCCGCGCTTTCCTGAGCCTGGTTCAGCGCACCGAGGCGGAGGAAGAAGACGAGGAGGCCCGGCCGCTCCGCGAGCCCGAGATCCGCGAGCTGCACAGGAAGGCGCCGGCCGAGATCCGCCGGGCGCTGCAGCCCTTCGGCTACTACTCGCCGCAGATCGAATCGAGACTCGAGCGCACCGCAGACGGCTGGGTGGCCACCTATGAAGTCGAGGCGGGCGAGCCCACGCGCGTCGCCAAGGTCGAGATCCGCGTCGACGGGCCGGCCGCCGAGCTGCCGGAAGTACGCAAAGAGCTCGAAAGCATCGCCATCGCGCAAGGCGACGTCCTCAGCCATCCCGCCTACGGACGTGCGAAAGACGGGCTGATGCAGACCGTGTACTCCGCCGGCTACCTCGACGCCCGCTACGCGCAGAGCGAAATCCGCGTATACCCGGAACGGCGCGAAGCCGACATCCGGCTGATCATCGACAGCGGCCCTCGTTACTACTTCGGCGACGTGCGTATCGAGCAGTCGGTCCTCGACCCGGGCTTCGTGAGCCGCTTCAACGACATCGAGCGCGGCGAGCCTTTCGATACCGAGCGCCTGATAGATCTGCAGCTCGCGTTGAGCGGCAGCGATTATTTCAGCGCCGTGGACGTGAACGTCGGGCGCGAGCAGGCCAGGGACTTCCAGGTTCCGGTCACCGTCACCGCGCGGCCCCGCGACTCGCAACGCTACTCCGTCGGGCTCGGCTACGGCACCGACACGGGGCCGCGGCTCACGCTCGGCACCGAGTTCCGCCGCATCAACCGCCGCGGCCATCAATTCAACGTGGACGCCCAGATCTCCGCCGTGCGCAATTCGTTCACCGCCCAGTACCACGTGCCGATCGAGAACGTCGCGGCGGACCGAATCACGTTCTTCTCCAGCCTGCAGCAGGTGGAGATCGGGGATTCCGACAGCGAGGTGTTCAGCGTCGGCGCCAGCCGGGAAGACGACTGGCACGGGTTGCGCCGGCGGCTCTACCTGCGCTTCGACCGCGAGCATTTCCGCTTCGGCGAGCAGCCGGCCGGTGACGCCACGCTGCTCTACCCCGGCATCAACCTGAGCTGGCAGCGATCCGACGACACCTTGTTTCCCCGGCGCGGCATCGGCGTGAGCCTGGACGTGCACGGCGCACCGGAAAGCGCCCTCGCCGAAACGAGCTTCGTGCAGGCGACGCTCGGCGTCCGCACGGTGCTGCCGCTCGGGCGCCGCGGCCGCCTGTTGCTGCGCGGCGATACCGGCGTGACCGAAGTCGAGGCCTTCGACGACCTGCCGCCGTCGCAGCGCTTCTTCACCGGCGGCGATCGCACGGTGCGCGGCTACGGTTACCAGGAGCTGTCCCCGGAGAACGAGCTCGGGGACGACGTCGGCGGCCGTTACCTGCTGGTCGGCAGCGTGGAGGTCGATTACCTGGTCTTCGGCAATTTCGGCCTCGCCGCGTTCTTCGACACGGGCAACGCCACGAACACCGCTCCCGGCGGCAGCCTGCTCAGTGGCGTCGGGCTCGGCCTGCGGTATCGCTCGCCCGTCGGCATGATCCGCGTCGACGTCGCGCACCCGCTCGACGACCCCGACACCGACTTTCGCCTGCACATCAGCCTGGGGCCCGATTTGTGA